ttttcagACAAACTTCGACGATGAAAGTCAATTTGTAACGTAAATCCTTTGAACTTCTACTGCATAAAATGCACACATATATAATTTCAAAGGCAATCATTTCAGCCCGAATGGTGACATTTTGCCGtcatttgtattgaaaatacgtgaatgtaaattaaataattgctatcgaataattttaaatcttttttaacCTTTCCATGTCTACTTCATTTTTATGATGAACATCATGCATGACGGCACTATATTGACGATGAAACGTTCAAAACAcgaatctcgtttgcggtgcttacAAAGTTTCGctcctgtttcatttttttaaaacagaacAATTCAACATCACACCTTGTAGTTTCCTCAGAATTTGCCTCACACAGAGAGGAACATCTTGGAagattttaagaattgacgttacgtagttctccattcaaaaatttaaggatgacaggaagtctgcaacgtcgcgtcgcaaaccgagattctGTTTGGTAGTTCCATCATCGACATGTGATGAACTCAGGCATAGTGTGCCTCAACgtggaaatttaaattgttcatCGGGCTCAGCGAAAAACCCATGTTGGGTGAGATACATAGGATTTCAGCTTCCAGGGCAacgttccttagcacggcagagtgggtCAATTTTTGGAATGTTGAGCGTGTGTgctttttaatactttcaagaATACCCGCtcaatttcaagccataatttGCATTCATGTTATAAATGTTTGAAATGAATCGTTTCCAAAAGCAGCAACAGCGCAGACAAGCTGTAACTGCGTTCTTCTCCAATTCTCGATTTATTCTCATTCTTTGACTTCGAAatacttgcaatgctgctaaggaagaacgccgtatgaaccttcaggcgtcgccaaattgcctttcatagaacgcgaatttcctgttaaatttatgaatattttcttccgaatttttcagataatttagttcacaattttaccaagattttgaaaatttgaaggaaaaatattcacaaaaaatgaacgttttatccggggcaatttggcaactctcgaatgttcatacggcgttcttccttagcacggcagaatgggtcaATTTTTGGAATGTTGAGCGTGTGTGCGTTGCGCCAATAGATGCGAAATTACCTCCTCTAAGCGGTGATATAGTTATTccacttttatttaattttgtttcaccCGGAAGACCATTCACCTGTCCTCATCACAAACTTTACCAACGTTTATATTAACTTAGAAGTTGGGTCATCGAAACTGACAGGAACCATTATTGAGTCAACACACACGCACGCGCActacaacactgccgtgctaaggaagaacgccgtatgaacattcgagagttgccaaatttccttcgataaaatgtttatttttgaggaaaattatgaatattttcccttgaaattttcagacgttgtagatcaaattacaaacaaaattatcggagaaattggtagacaaacattcaacaattttcctgtgagttagtgatttgccaggggaaatttggcaacgcctgaaggctcatacggcgtttttccttagcacggcagaacacacGAGGAAACACGAGGCCAGAGTATCGAAAAAGGTCAATAATGCTGTTAGTATCTCGACTGACGAATACTGCTCCGAGTTGGTTGTGGCgccttcatgcaactattcgtgttccgcgGGTGTGAGTGTTGCATGCTcataaattgaaggcactcGTGTTTCTCTCACTTTTTCAGAAATACACGGGAGATGCCGTATGCCGTTAGTTACAGCACTAGAATACCGCAGTGCCTATGCAGAGATGTTATTGCCTTCTCAGTCTATTTACAAAAAGAAAGTGTCGCTTCCTGATTAGTTGACAAATTTAggtttttgtgaattttacaaCTTCCAgcttttgaaataagttttgaACAACCTTTGAATGATATTTTCattgaggagaaaaagaaatataatGAATGAGAAGAAGTTCATAAATAAACTATATATTTCTATTTATTTACACTAAAACAATAACAATTAGCAAATTTACACGATTAAAAGATAGTAGTTCTTTGTGTCCGAATGCACGCCATACTGGAGAAAAGGAACCGTTTAGCAAGAGGCTCCTCTTTACCAAATGACGTAAATTGTCTTGTTATAATTATCACAGATACAATTACTGGGCATATTCAGGATGCTCAGTTTTAAAAAGTACAAACTAATATTATAGTGTTACAAAAAACGAAATCACACGATGAAAAACAGAGTTTCAACAAAGCATATTTTCATGAGCAAAAAAGATTGTCTTAGTGAAAGTCAAAACCAAAAAGGCATGGAAAGTGTCCTACTACCTACTGTCGGTGATAGTACACCCAATAAAATGGGCTTTATTAATCAGAGAAAATGTATTTACGAagatagttttaaaaaatagcgGATAGTTCGGACATAATGCTCCGCTCgatatgagttttttttttttttcaaaacttcttttGAGGATAAATACTTTCTGCTTAATAACGTATTAATTTTAGTTAACAGCTGATTGATACGGGAATTAAAGCAGCGATTAACCAAGAGCACAGGTTCATCTTATCTAAATTGCTTGACTAAGCGCGATAAAACCGGTGGATAGTTAAACTTGCCATCGATGGTTCATTTCTCATATTTATCGGAGtcaggatttttaattttttgagagagCTTACTTCTTCGGAGAATATAATACGGGTACTATTGTCCAGAAGAAACAGAGTTACTTTCACCTTTAACTGGCAGggtgaggaaattttaaaacattatcCGAGTGTATGCAGTTAGCGCGACAAATATTTAAACCAGaagcgaggcgtgagtgattgactatcgatatttccccatttaaagctgcggtaaagaatcgattattcaggtgttcggtgcaaacactctgtttatcgatcctttttcataggtttaaatggcagatcaatcgatgcatcgcaaagcacgcctcgccactgagcaGGGTGTAAATTTGAAAGATGTGCGGTTCTTGCAGAAATCGAGTGCCGAATCCGGGATTGGCGGCAATGCGATAAATCATCCGCCaaaacgaccccccccccccccccccctggttaGAGAGGAGAGGATGCGAAAAAGACCAACGATTAAATCATCAAGCAATGCAATACACAACAATAGGTTTTATGATTTTAGAACTGGACGCATGTCTGAGTCAGAATGGTCTCGAATCAGTAAAATACAACAAAGTTTGGAGTGTGTTAACTTGAGACTAAATATTTCATCTTGAAAAAGTACCGAGAAAGTTGACATTATTTTCCAGTCACACCAGCCTTAAATATTCATTCCGTTGGGTTTTCGACTGATGTGAGGTTAAAGTGATGAGTAGATGTTATGCCTTCGGGGAGCATGCACGCAAATGTGAAGTATAGCTAGTTGCCTTACGCttatttgaaggagtttttagTCTTCGTTAACGCAGCCAATGCAAATTATCTGTGACTATGAGCCGATCTTTTGTGTGTGGATCACATCATTCACATCATCGGTATATTTAactgattttctttttgaactgCTTTTTTAGTGAATTGTACATGAACAAAAAACAGAGCATTAGGTTCTTTTTTACAATTCATGTTCGGGCATAATTATTTGTAGGGTGTTTCTTTAAACCAGTAAGTGATGAATAGTTTTTGTCGTACATACAGTAGTTGATCACCTTAAACTTAGaggtgcttcaaaatttcattacaTAAAAATTGATTCCTTTATTTTAggaatagtatttttttttaaaataaaaaccaaattataATTTATATGTTCTTTTCAAATAAGAATAgaaattcaaagcataataaacACCATCAAATGTTTCACAGATTCTTCTTCCTCATTATACTTACAGGAGGGATTTTCTTCACGATATGTATTTCGCATTGGGAAATTAGGTCCCGATTTAAGtcttgattttaaagaaaaagccATGACACTTTGGCtggaaaaatttgtcaaatgaGCTGGGAGCTACTATTTGATGTGGGAGCTACTTAAAACTTGACAATGAAAAAAGTTttggattttcatttttaattcagGGATTAAAATATAGCCCTGCTGTTTCAAGGGTCATAATTTCCTTAATATCCTGAACTAGTGTTTTGACTTGAAAAGATTTCTTCAGGCAGTTTTTGTACACATAATCACTAACAAAATAATGacataaagataaaaaaaaatccaaaagaatATGTCTCTCTCGAGATAGAGCATTCATTGTCATGACAAAAATAAGAGAGGAGAAGAGAACTTTCATTGCAGCATTAAGATTTTACGTAACTGTGAGACGAGTGTTTGAAGCGTAATTGAAGCATTAAAAGTCCTACATATTGGAATTTAATTGTACTTTACCGAAAAACACTATAAAGCAAATCGGAATTATTCACATTAATTATGGTGATCAGACTAAGAAATAGAGTTGTCGTTCCCCTGAATTTTACATTGTCGAAAATAAATTCATTTCGGGTCTAAACGCCAAATTGAGTGAGATTGCATCTTGCATAATTTAAATAGTAGAAAATAACTTTACAAGTGATAAAAAAGGATAGTATAAATACACGTTAAGGTGAGAAAGTTGATGAAAGGGTCACTCAAAGTCCTTCAATCTGGCTAATGATGAGTTGATAAAGAAAATTTCGAACTTTGACgtttgcacaaaaataaaaatagcccATTGCAAATCTGAATCCAGAGATTACGTCGTATGAGTAATCAAATGCTGCCAACATTTTCTCcacttttatttttctgagaaaaaagttATGGACATTTCATCTCTCAGTTTTTACGAACGCGATTGAATTCTTCACTGACTTACGAAGAAATTTGTATCATTCTCtcggaaaattcgtgattaacATATCAAAAAAAGTCTGGGAGCGTTTGAATATCCATAAGGCGTTCTCTTTAAGCACCGTACAGCAAGTGACCTCTAACACGGATTTATGGAACAGTTTTCCTTAACACGCATTGCTACTTGTGACGCGAAAATGCATATCTGAGGCTCATCTGTTTTATTTTGTAAGTTACCCTCGCGTTATTTAATTACTAAGTAAGGtttctttctaattttgtttttcattaatctattttatttacttatttttgttgGGGAGGGGGGATTTACGGGAGTCCTTCAATAGAACTTGCATACTGAAGATGCCATATTCTCATtgcataattttcaaaatgaaggagaCTTTAATTCTACACGTCAGTTGAGTGAAACAGAACAGAAATACAGAGCTAAATAATTGTGCAATCCAATAATTTCTCGCCTACTCTAGAATCAGAAGGAACTTTTTCTGTCATCCGCGGTTTCTAAGAAAATTGACTCAAGCCAAACTTTGCAGCTTTTAATGGCGCCTAAGTACGATCAACACGTGATTTTCAAGCAGGTAGTCGGTGTATTTTTCAGCCTTCCTATACGCAATCAGTATAATTTCCTCTGTGCATTTTGAGCATATTGAAAGACATTTCTAGCACTTGCCACTTTTCCCTCGAAAGGTTTGAAGTCTCAGACATATTTAGCAACCCTCACTATTACGCATCGTGAGTTTTTAagcagagaaaaaatatttcagaagcCCATTACTCTATGCTCCCAACATGTTTTTCGCTTGGTGACACCTGATGACTGATGAGTGACATGAGAGCAACGCGTTCGGTAAGAAGGATCTAGTTTGAAAAACTTGCCTCGCGAGCTTTTCGATCATTaggccaatactgccgtgctaaggaagaacgccgtatgagccatcgggcgttgccaaatttcttttggtaaatcacgaattctcaggaaaagtacacatttttcttccactttttccacataattttgttagcaattttacctaaagttcccgaACATTCCAAGGCAAAATATtcgtagctttcctcaaaaatagacattttatcaaaggaaatttggcaactctcgaaggttcatacggcgtttttccttagcacggcagtatagtacgAATTCAGGGCGCAGGTCTATAAACTGCAgttttgtctatgaatttcaataatcggccggctGCGGACTGATTGCTAACATTTGTAgacaaaaccatagacaaagaagacaaaaaagaaaatggagggaCCCTACTGGTAGAAGAAAATgcttgcgatggacaaaggaggtaagtaatagactaactaacggaaaccTACAAGAGACCTTATAGtcaatccatcattttctcccttagtctataagaaccaccgtCGGATTGCTCCATAaatctatgtcttctttgtccatcgctttggctatcgatttcaacaattagcccacGGGTCTTTCTACAAGGCGACTcaaaccttgtctagtggccggCCCAACAGCCTTTTCCATGGATGAAATCGCATGGAGAGATGGTGAGAGGTCTGTATAAtatttggactgtattttgaaCACTGTGCGGTGGTCAACTAGGACCGAAAGACTTTGGTAGGATCTAGACCGGAGGCTATCTGAGGCTCCGGATGTACTTGACGGCGTTGAAGACTATGATGACGGCCATGGTGTCCGTGTGGTGGAAGCCGGTGCCATACTCCTGCGTGGATTTGGCGCTGTTGCAGAGGTTCGTCGGGCAGTAGCAGTACTCCGTCGTCGGGGTCTTCAGCCCCAGCTGCTCCGCGGGGTAGCAGCCCGGTCGGTAGACCTTGTCCTCCACCGCCTCTTCCGCGTGCCATTTCCCGTCGTAGAACGACTGATACTGGTACTTCTGAGAGGCGCAGCCCCGCTCCACTGCGTTCACcgtttctgaaaaataaaaaaataataatcaaagcTCCGGTAAATTAAACTCTTCAGGTGATACCAGGGTGATACCCTACCCAAGAAGCAGTGATCGAGATAAGAGGCCgctcaagtattacgtaacggaCTTGGGGCGGGAGGGGGATCAAGCCCAGCGTTGCGTAACAAATCAGAACCGGGgggaaagttcctgaaaaaaaaacgagcaaaaagttgaaaatccgAATCCCGAGTAAATCTTttgaaaatgggggggggggagagggagtCAGGCAAGCGTGACGCAATTCAAAAGGGAGGGGTGTAGGgctgcgttacaagggggagggggtaaaaaaatcagtgcgttatgtaatacttgaacggtccctaagttgcgatttga
The genomic region above belongs to Bemisia tabaci chromosome 8, PGI_BMITA_v3 and contains:
- the LOC109041468 gene encoding uncharacterized protein isoform X1; translated protein: MMCKHGTLVLKFGFIVVILLQLASLTESYLVCYECTVHPPSSHSNQTARLCSKFDASAHFQVECPYSTFCMRRSFKLDLKDGKTVNAVERGCASQKYQYQSFYDGKWHAEEAVEDKVYRPGCYPAEQLGLKTPTTEYCYCPTNLCNSAKSTQEYGTGFHHTDTMAVIIVFNAVKYIRSLR
- the LOC109041468 gene encoding uncharacterized protein isoform X2; translated protein: MCSLSISSLTESYLVCYECTVHPPSSHSNQTARLCSKFDASAHFQVECPYSTFCMRRSFKLDLKDGKTVNAVERGCASQKYQYQSFYDGKWHAEEAVEDKVYRPGCYPAEQLGLKTPTTEYCYCPTNLCNSAKSTQEYGTGFHHTDTMAVIIVFNAVKYIRSLR